In Anthonomus grandis grandis chromosome 5, icAntGran1.3, whole genome shotgun sequence, the following are encoded in one genomic region:
- the LOC126736458 gene encoding zinc finger MYM-type protein 1-like, translating to MDILDEIKNAEDIIDWLLNNNFNSLNFDNKCYIIKALGRPKPNLKSIKSSDIRQNRGFSVNWYTKCDWLTASVKKEKLFCWPCCLFSLQSESATWSKIGYCDLKNLPRSAERHSKSKEHIFSSCKLKLFGKQNMVTEVNTAQKKRIISYNNQIRENRSNLKQLIDATMYLASQELAFSIHDEVDDYINRDNYKELLLLWGKYDSRLDIFLNGTIFSGTTAQTVQNELIESISYVIQDSIRTDIQDISFFAWEIDEIRDISCGSQLSIIFRYVNDGKVIERFMGFHDVSSCRTTDDLFNFLLNKCDKFNFRQKLIAQTYDGTAAVASHINGLQTKIKSIAPRALFTHCHAHELNLVLIKECNNIKDCRIFFSNLSGFVAFFSKSTERSYILNEICGNRMPTFAATCWNSTSTAVFSVHSNKDKLIDVFDYILNSDDFKHDDKTIREAQGLKYILKDHKFCFLLEIFKLIFEHTDGVFSIFQNNSISISYSKQRLNNLTDILTHIQNNDNFLNNIFELINLEPPLKKIKTDLNLPDLRENYKQIYIEILDTINMQIKVIFADLSKLGFFDLLLFKKFSSYLKDFPEEMYNDLLSQYPFDAIQLKNELVVMYSDPQMFGSCKTPFELLNFMFRNNLHECMPELFRFISIVLTIPITPSVENKYSALKRIKTYSRNTMSNIALLSIEKEYIKKLVINPKFYEDVIDHFANSKNRNLPLIFKSEV from the coding sequence ATGGATATAttagatgaaattaaaaatgctgAAGATATAATCGACTGGCTGctcaacaataattttaattctttaaattttgataacaaaTGTTATATAATTAAAGCCTTAGGAAGACCAAAACCAAATTTAAAGTCGATTAAATCGTCAGATATTCGTCAAAATCGGGGATTTAGTGTAAATTGGTATACCAAATGTGATTGGTTAACTGCATCcgtcaaaaaagaaaaacttttttgctGGCCttgttgtttattttcattACAAAGCGAATCTGCAACGTGGTCTAAAATAGGATActgtgatttaaaaaatttacctcGTTCTGCAGAAAGGCATTCTAAATCTAAAGAGCATATATTTTCGTCTtgcaaattaaaactttttgggAAGCAGAATATGGTGACTGAAGTGAATACAGCtcaaaagaaaagaataatttcttataataatcAGATTCGGGAAAATCGGTCAAATTTGAAACAACTTATCGATGCAACGATGTATTTAGCGTCGCAAGAATTGGCTTTTTCCATACACGATGAAGTCGATGATTACATTAATCGCGACAATTACAAGGAACTTTTATTATTGTGGGGTAAATATGACTCaagattagatatttttttaaatggaactaTTTTTTCAGGAACTACGGCCCAAACGGTCCAAAATGAGCTTATAGAAAGTATCTCATATGTTATTCAAGATAGCATAAGAACAGACATTcaagatatttctttttttgcatGGGAAATTGatgaaatcagagatatttcTTGTGGTTCCCAACTTTCAATCATTTTTAGATATGTTAATGATGGTAAAGTGATAGAGCGATTTATGGGATTTCATGATGTTTCGTCTTGCCGCACCACagatgatttatttaattttttgctcaatAAATgcgacaaatttaattttaggcagAAACTAATTGCACAAACTTATGATGGCACTGCTGCCGTGGCGAGTCATATAAACGGTTtgcaaactaaaataaaatctatagcGCCTCGAGCActttttacacattgtcatgctCATGAACtaaatttagtattaattaaagaatgtaataatataaaagattgtcgcatatttttttcaaatttgtctGGATTTGTGGCCTTCTTTTCTAAATCTACtgaaagaagttacattttaaatgaaatttgcgGCAACCGAATGCCTACTTTTGCTGCCACGTGTTGGAATTCTACATCTACAGCAGTATTTTCAGTACActcaaataaagataaattaatcGATGTTTTTGATTATATTCTAAATAGTGACGATTTTAAACACGATGACAAAACCATCAGAGAGGCAcaaggtttaaaatatattttaaaagaccacaaattttgtttcttgctggaaatatttaaattaatttttgagcatACAGACGgcgttttttcaatttttcaaaataactcGATATCTATCAGTTACTCAAAACaacgtttaaataatttaaccgacattttgacgcatattcaaaataatgataattttttaaataatattttcgaaTTAATAAACCTCGAACCTcctctgaaaaaaataaaaaccgatttGAACCTACCTGATTTACGAGAAAATTATAAACAGATATATATCGAAATATTGGACACCATCAATATGcaaattaaagttatatttgCCGATTTAAGTAAattgggtttttttgatttattattatttaaaaaattttcatcatatttaaaagattttcccGAAGAAATGTATAACGACTTATTAAGTCAATATCCTTTTGATgctattcaattaaaaaatgagttAGTTGTAATGTACAGCGACCCCCAAATGTTTGGAAGTTGCAAGACCCCCTTTGAATTACTAAATTTTATGTTTCGAAATAATTTACATGAATGTATGCCAGagttatttagatttatttctattgtttTAACTATTCCTATAACGCCGTCAGTTGAGAACAAATATTCAGCACTGAAAAGAATTAAAACTTACAGTCGCAATACGATGAGTAATATAGCTCTTCTTTCAATCGAAAAAGAGTATATTAAAAAGCTTGTAATaaatcccaaattttatgaagaTGTAATAGACCATTttgcaaattcaaaaaatagaaatctaccccttatttttaaatcagaagtataa